From the genome of Amycolatopsis granulosa:
ACGAGTATCGCGCCGTCCGGCATGGCGGAGAGGAACTCCGCGCCGGCCATCCCGCGGGTGCGGGAGGTCAGCGGCACCACGAGGACGGCGACGTCGTGCCCGGGCAGCAGCGCGGGCAGCTCGTCCACCGCGTGCACCCCGTCCCGTCCGGTCACGCCGACCATCGTGACCTGCGCGTCGAAGGCCACCAGCCGGCGCTCCAGCTGCCGCCCCAGGTCCCCGGCGCCGACCACGAGCACCCGCTTGTCCTGCAGCGTGCCGGTGGCGTGCGGGTCCCACCGGCGCGCGGCCTGACCGGCGGCGAAGCCCGGCAGCTCACGGTAGATCGACAGCAGCACGGCCACGACCCATTCGGCCGTGCTGCCACCGTGCGCGCCCCGGCAGGTGGACAGCAGGACCCCGTCCGGCACCGTGCCGATCCAGTTCTCCGCGCCCGCCGACAGCAGCTGGATCAGCTTCAGGTTGGGCAGCGCGCCGAGCACGGTGGCGCGCTCCTCGGGCCGGTGCGCACCGGGCACGAGGACCTCCGCCTCGGCGGCCTCGGCCGGCAGCGGCTCCCGCCAGCTGTAGCGGACGGGACGCACCCCGGCGAGCTCACGCAGTGCGTGCACGCCGTCTTCGTCGGGAACCAGAACCGTGACGGGCATGATCGCCACGGTACTTACCCGTCGTTCACCAGGCGGCACCTAGGCTGGGCGGGTGCGCGTCGGGATGGGGAAGGCTCCGCGGCGGCCGTGGTGGCTGCTCGCGGCCTGCGGGCTGCTGCTGAGCGGCTGCGCCCAGTTCGACGACCGGGCCGCGAACCAGACGTTCGAACCGGCGCCCCAGCTCACCGCGCCGGCCGGTCCCCAGCCTCAGGTACCCGAGGCCGACGGCGGCGCCGACCCGTCGCGGCCGAGCACCCCGCAGACGTCGATCCCGCCGCCCCAGGGCTGCACCGACTACGACCAGTCGGTCATCGCGACCTGCCTGGACACCGTGTCCGCCGTCGCGGCCCTGCCGAACACCGGGGCGGCGCCGGGCGCACTGGCCGCCGAGCGGAAGACCGGCCGGATCGTGCAGGTCACGGCGGGCGGCCCGGCCGCCGAGGTGAGGCGCCTGGACGTGCAGGCGACGGGCGACGGCGGTCTCACCGGGCTCGCCCTGTCCCCCACCTACTCCGAGGACCAGCTGGTCTTCGCCTACGTCACGACGGCGACGGACAACCGGGTGGTCCGGTTCACGCGCGGCCAGCAGCCGAAGCCGGTGCTGACGGGCATCCCGAAGGGCGCGACGGGCAACCGCGGCGCGATCATGACCGACGGGAGGGGCGCGCTGCTCGTCGCGACGGGCGACGCCGGCAACCCGGCCGCCGCGGCCGACCCGCGATCGCTGGCCGGGAAGGTGCTGCGCATCGACACGGCCGGCAACGCGGCCGAGGGCAACCCGGCGCCCGGGTCGCGGGTCTATGCCAGTGGGGTGCACTCCCCCGGCGGCCTGTGCAAGGCGACGGACGGTTCCCGCACCTGGATCACCGACCGCGCCGCGGACGTGGACGCGCTGTACGCCGTCACACCCGGCGCGTCGCTGTCCGTACCGACCTGGACGTGGCCGGAGAAGCCGGCGCTGGCGGGCTGCGCGGACAGCGGCACGTCGATCGTCATCGCCACCTCGGTGGGGGCCAACCTGCAGGAACTGCCCATCACGCTGGACGGCTCGGTCGGCGGCAAACCGAAACCGCTGATGGACGGCAAGAACGGCACCGCCTACGGCCGCTACGGCGCCCTGGACCAGATCGACAGCCAGTTCGCCCTGGTGGGAACCGTCAACAAGGACGGCGGCCGGCCGGTGTCCAGTGACGACCGGGTGGTGCTGATCTCACTGCAGGCCACCCCCGGCGGCGGCAGCGGCAAGGACTAGCACCCACCGGCACGCCGACCGCAGGGCGTTCAGATTCCCGCGTGACGCCCGGGGTCCAGGAACCCCACGGACCCCTGACCGCGCAGCACGAGATCCGCGGCCACCCGCCCGATCGCCGGGGCCATCTTGAACCCGTGCCCGGAGAAACCGCCGAGCACCACCACGTTCGGCACCCCCGGCACGGCCCCCACCAGCGGGTGGCCATCGGCGGTGTAGCCGTCCATGTGCACGGAAACCCGGTGCGGATAGGGATGCAGCTCCGGCAGGCAGCCCTGCACCAGTGAGCTGATCGCCGACAGCGCGGACGGCCGCACGTCCCGGTCGAGCGCGTCCGGATCGGCCACCGGATCTTCCGCGACCAGCGCCACCTTCACCGAGCCACCGTCGAAGGTGGGAATGCCGAAGACGTGCCGCTCCCCGCTCTGCCGGATGAAGACCGGGAACCGCTCCGGGCCGTACCGCGCCGGGTCGGTGGTCGCGAACCACGTCATGACGATCCGCCGCACATGCACCGCGCCCGCCAGTGCCGGAACCAGCCGGGCGGTCCACGGCCCACCGGCCACCACCACCTGCCGCACGGTGAAGCGCCGCTCCCCGGCCGTCACCACGACGTGGTCGCCGAACGGCTCGATCGCGGTGACAGCCGTCCCGCTGTGCACGCGGGCGCCCAGCGAAACCGCCCGCGTCACGGCCGCGATCACCGCGAATTCCGGCCGCAGCACGCCGGCCGTGTGGTCGAGCACCGCCATCTCGCCATCGGCCAGCCGGTGCTGCGGGTACCGCCAGCGCATCGCCGCGGCGTCGAGCACCTCCGCGGGCAGCCCGAAGCGTTCGATCGAGGCCAGCACGTTGGCCATCGCCTCGGTACCCTCGGCGCCGATGGTGAGCCCGCCGGTCGCGGTCAGCAGCCGGCCGCCGGATTCGGCCTCGAGCTCCCGCCACAGCCGGTGCGCTTCCCGCAGCAGCGGCACGTACTCCGGCCCCTCCTGGTAGGCGGTGCGGAAGATCCGCGACTCACCACCGGCCGCGGACCGGTCGTGCCCGATGCCGAACTGCTCGAACCCGAGGACGTCCGCCCCGGCCCGGGCGAGCTGCCACACGGTCATCGACCCCAACGTGCCGAGCCCGACCACCGCCACGTCGGCGTCGACAGCCATGACCTCCCCCATTCAGCGGCGCCGCAGCGCGCGAACGTCCAGCACCGCGGCGGCCACGGAAGCGACGCCGCCGAGCATCGCCAGGTACCGGCCGATCCCCGCGTACCACACGATGCCGCCCTGGCTCAGCAGCGCGCGGGTGTCCTCGTCGAACTGCCGGCCCATCGCGAACCACGCGAGCAGCATCAACACCAGCGCCACCGCGGCGCAGATCAGCCACAGGTGCGGCAGCCCGGCCGCCCGCACCTTGCGGAACTGTCCGAACGCGACGACCGCAACCCCGGCGACGAGCAGCAACAGCGGCCCGCACCAGGCCAGGAACCCGCCGGTCCACGCGTCCCGCGCGACGTCCGAGGCAGGCAGGTCCCGCAACGCCTCCTCGACGACCTGGTCCTGCGCCGACAGATTCGTCCACGGCAGGAACAGGGCGAGCGCGGCAAGCACGCCCGCCGCCAGAGCCGTCCACTCGCGCCAGCTGACGCGCGCGAACGAGAACCGCGCCGGCTCCGCGGACACCTTCGCGGGCATCCTCAGGCGCCCACCCGCTCGATGATCAGCTCACGGACGCGCTTGGCGTCGGCCTGACCCTTGGTCGCCTTCATCACGGCACCAACGATGGCGCCCGCGGCCTGGACCTTGCCGCCGCGGATCTTGTCGGCGATGTCCGGCTGCGCGGCCAGCGCCTCGTCGACCGCGGCGAGCAGCGCCGAGTCGTCCGACACGACCTTGAGGCCCCGCTTCTCGACGACCTCGTCCGGCTCGCCCTCGCCGGCCAGCACACCCTTGACCACCTCGCGGGCGAGCTTGTTGGTCAGCTCGCCGGAGTCGACCAGCGCGGCGACGCGGGCGACCTGCGCCGGGGTGATCGGCAGCGCGGCGATCTCGACCTCGCGGGCGTTGGCCTCCTGCGCCAGGAAGTTGACCCACCAGCTGCGCGCGTCGTTCGGCTTCGCACCCGCGGCGACCGTGGCCTCGACCAGCTCGACCGCGCCGGAGTTGAACAGGTCCCGCAGCTCCTCGGCGGAGAGGTTCCACTCGGTCTGGATGCGCTTGCGGCGCGCGGCCGGCATCTCCGGCAGCGTCCCGCGCAGCTCCTCGACCCAGTCACGCGACGGGGCGATCGGGACCAGGTCGGGCTCGGGGAAGTACCGGTAGTCCTCGGCGGTCTCCTTGGTGCGGCCGGGCGAGGTGGTGCCGTCGGCCTCCTGGAAGTGCCGGGTCTCCTGGGTGACCGTGCCACCGGCGGCGAGCACCGCGGCCTGCCGCGTCATCTCGTAGCGCACGGCCCGCTCGACGCTGCGGAAGGAGTTGACGTTCTTCGTCTCGGTGCGGGTGCCGAACTCGCTCGCGCCCTTCGGCATCAGCGACACGTTGGCGTCACAGCGCAGCGAGCCCTGGTCCATCCGCACGTCCGACACGTCCAGCGCACGCAACAGGTCCCGCAGGGCGGTCACGTACGCGCGCGCGACCTCGGGGGCCCGCTCGCCCATGCCGACGATCGGCTTGGTGACGATCTCGATCAGCGGTACACCGGCGCGGTTGTAGTCGAGCAGCGAGTGCTCCGCACCGTGAATCCGTCCGGTCGCTCCGCCGACGTGCAGCGACTTGCCGGTGTCCTCCTCCATGTGCGCGCGCTCGATCTCCACGCGCACGACCTCGCCGTCGTCGAGGGTGACGTCCAGGTAGCCGTTGACCGCGATCGGCTCGTCGTACTGCGAGGTCTGGAAGTTCTTCGGCATGTCCGGGTAGAAGTAGTTCTTCCGGGCGAACCGGCACCACTCGGCGATCTCGCAGTTCAGCGCCAGGCCGATGCGGATCGCGCCCTCGACGCCCTTGCCGTTGAGGACCGGCAGCGCGCCGGGCAGGCCGAGGCAGGTCGGGCACACGTGGGTGTTGGGCTCGCCGCCGAACTCATTCGGGCAGCCGCAGAACATCTTGGTCTTGGTGTTCAGCTCGACGTGCACCTCGAGCCCGAGCACCGGGTCGAACCGCTCGACGACCTCGGCGTAGTCCATGACTTCGGCAACGGCGGTCACGCCGAGACTCCCTTCAGCTCCGGAATCCGGTCGATGATCGGGCCGCGCGCCACCTCGTAGGCGGCGCCGACCCGGTAGAGCCGGTCGTCGGCCAGCGCCGGAGCCATGATCTGCAGCCCGACCGGCAGGCCGTCCTCATCGGACAGTCCGCTGGGCACGCTCATCGCGGCGTTGCCCGCCAGGTTCGCCGGGATCGTGCACAGGTCCGCGAGGTACATCGCCATCGGGTCGTCGACCCGCTCGCCGATCTTGAACGCGGTGGTCGGGGTGGTGGGCGAGACCAGCACGTCGACCTTGGCGAACGCGGCCTCGAAGTCGCGGGCGATCAGGGTCCGCACCTTCTGCGCCGAGCCGTAGTAGGCGTCGTAGTAGCCGGACGACAACGCGTACGTGCCGAGCATGATCCGGCGCTTGACCTCGGCGCCGAAACCGGCTTCCCGCGTGGCCGACATGACCTCTTCGGCGCTGTGCGTGCCGTCGTCGGCGACCCGCAGGCCGTAGCGCATCGCGTCGAAACGGGCCAGGTTCGACGACGCCTCACTCGGCGCGATCAGGTAGTACGCCGGCAGCGCGTAGACGAAGTTCGGGCAGGACACCTCGACGACGTCGGCGCCCAGCGCCGTCAGCTGCTCGACCGCGGCCTCGAAGGAACGCTGCACGCCGGCCTGGTAGCCCTCGCCGCTGAACTCCTTGACCACGCCGACCCGGACGCCGGTGAGGTCACCGCGCAGGCCCTCGCGGGCCGCGGCGACCACCGGCGGCACGGGCGC
Proteins encoded in this window:
- the gatB gene encoding Asp-tRNA(Asn)/Glu-tRNA(Gln) amidotransferase subunit GatB — its product is MTAVAEVMDYAEVVERFDPVLGLEVHVELNTKTKMFCGCPNEFGGEPNTHVCPTCLGLPGALPVLNGKGVEGAIRIGLALNCEIAEWCRFARKNYFYPDMPKNFQTSQYDEPIAVNGYLDVTLDDGEVVRVEIERAHMEEDTGKSLHVGGATGRIHGAEHSLLDYNRAGVPLIEIVTKPIVGMGERAPEVARAYVTALRDLLRALDVSDVRMDQGSLRCDANVSLMPKGASEFGTRTETKNVNSFRSVERAVRYEMTRQAAVLAAGGTVTQETRHFQEADGTTSPGRTKETAEDYRYFPEPDLVPIAPSRDWVEELRGTLPEMPAARRKRIQTEWNLSAEELRDLFNSGAVELVEATVAAGAKPNDARSWWVNFLAQEANAREVEIAALPITPAQVARVAALVDSGELTNKLAREVVKGVLAGEGEPDEVVEKRGLKVVSDDSALLAAVDEALAAQPDIADKIRGGKVQAAGAIVGAVMKATKGQADAKRVRELIIERVGA
- the gatA gene encoding Asp-tRNA(Asn)/Glu-tRNA(Gln) amidotransferase subunit GatA translates to MTDLTRLSAAELAGKIHAREVTSEEVTRAHLDRIGEVDEAVHAFLTVDAEGALAAARAVDSALAQGQAPASPIAGVPLAVKDVLATAGVPTTCGSKTLENWIPPYDATVTRKLREAGVPILGKTNMDEFAMGSSTENSAFGPTRNPWDHARIPGGSGGGSAASLAAFEAPLAIGTDTGGSIRQPGAVTGTVGVKPTYGGVSRYGLVAFSSSLDQAGPCARTVLDAALLHEVIAGHDPLDSTSIDAPVPPVVAAAREGLRGDLTGVRVGVVKEFSGEGYQAGVQRSFEAAVEQLTALGADVVEVSCPNFVYALPAYYLIAPSEASSNLARFDAMRYGLRVADDGTHSAEEVMSATREAGFGAEVKRRIMLGTYALSSGYYDAYYGSAQKVRTLIARDFEAAFAKVDVLVSPTTPTTAFKIGERVDDPMAMYLADLCTIPANLAGNAAMSVPSGLSDEDGLPVGLQIMAPALADDRLYRVGAAYEVARGPIIDRIPELKGVSA
- a CDS encoding 2-hydroxyacid dehydrogenase, whose protein sequence is MPVTVLVPDEDGVHALRELAGVRPVRYSWREPLPAEAAEAEVLVPGAHRPEERATVLGALPNLKLIQLLSAGAENWIGTVPDGVLLSTCRGAHGGSTAEWVVAVLLSIYRELPGFAAGQAARRWDPHATGTLQDKRVLVVGAGDLGRQLERRLVAFDAQVTMVGVTGRDGVHAVDELPALLPGHDVAVLVVPLTSRTRGMAGAEFLSAMPDGAILVNAARGPVVDTAALLAELRAGRLRAALDVTDPEPLPADHPLWTASNVVLTPHVAGSVTGSQRRSYAVVAAEIARYAGGELPHNLVRGEY
- the solA gene encoding N-methyl-L-tryptophan oxidase, with amino-acid sequence MAVDADVAVVGLGTLGSMTVWQLARAGADVLGFEQFGIGHDRSAAGGESRIFRTAYQEGPEYVPLLREAHRLWRELEAESGGRLLTATGGLTIGAEGTEAMANVLASIERFGLPAEVLDAAAMRWRYPQHRLADGEMAVLDHTAGVLRPEFAVIAAVTRAVSLGARVHSGTAVTAIEPFGDHVVVTAGERRFTVRQVVVAGGPWTARLVPALAGAVHVRRIVMTWFATTDPARYGPERFPVFIRQSGERHVFGIPTFDGGSVKVALVAEDPVADPDALDRDVRPSALSAISSLVQGCLPELHPYPHRVSVHMDGYTADGHPLVGAVPGVPNVVVLGGFSGHGFKMAPAIGRVAADLVLRGQGSVGFLDPGRHAGI
- a CDS encoding PQQ-dependent sugar dehydrogenase, which produces MRVGMGKAPRRPWWLLAACGLLLSGCAQFDDRAANQTFEPAPQLTAPAGPQPQVPEADGGADPSRPSTPQTSIPPPQGCTDYDQSVIATCLDTVSAVAALPNTGAAPGALAAERKTGRIVQVTAGGPAAEVRRLDVQATGDGGLTGLALSPTYSEDQLVFAYVTTATDNRVVRFTRGQQPKPVLTGIPKGATGNRGAIMTDGRGALLVATGDAGNPAAAADPRSLAGKVLRIDTAGNAAEGNPAPGSRVYASGVHSPGGLCKATDGSRTWITDRAADVDALYAVTPGASLSVPTWTWPEKPALAGCADSGTSIVIATSVGANLQELPITLDGSVGGKPKPLMDGKNGTAYGRYGALDQIDSQFALVGTVNKDGGRPVSSDDRVVLISLQATPGGGSGKD